From Thermodesulfobacteriota bacterium, the proteins below share one genomic window:
- a CDS encoding biotin/lipoyl-containing protein produces MSASAMKKGYRNLLKNIRDGKAIWLVGTGPRDTGQSDFKNRFTLHDLERLLPVYDASGYFAIDSHGGARLHQDMMNNMIDPFEEARLFAERMPHVLTQTLVRGTNLWGYRMYPRNIVRLAVESFLPTVDVWRCFDFLNYVPNMAPVAEEVLRAGKIFSPAISFTESAETTDAYYLKVMKEIVTLCGGTRDIVLVIKDMAGVGSPARIRRLVDAILQKHPQLIVLYHRHSTDGLAMPAMAAAAEAGAKMFDVTDDAFSRFYGHPPVRPLVRYLRELGHEVHFDMKRADDASEVIRGFIRNYERFESQFKGFSSDVTQHRMPGGAFPSSFEQAEKGGFLDLMPYILKGMSYGNRIIKYFDVTPGSQITWTTWAGTLQRFHKEGGESNVKRLFGVLDRFFEAGERFEELSHADQNVMLRLYAGATDDLKNLLLGKYGPLPFGWPADWVYRSVFGDGWTEKVRAERIPFDPLSLLPDEDLGAAQAVMEAELGRSATPEEFLLYLMHPKAAINFLRFRERFGNTTVLPTKVWLDGLRKPGDLVRISIQGKPHVITLVSIGEGIGGVKDVVLSVDNIMHVFHVDMPEAAAAKKTVRKATPGNRGEIGATVNGTVWRIGTKGRELKEGDRVRKGEEILNIEVMKTENAVKSSVAGVIREICVAVNDRVEEGQLLAVVDPGGE; encoded by the coding sequence ATGTCGGCAAGCGCTATGAAGAAGGGGTACCGGAACCTCCTGAAGAACATCCGGGACGGCAAGGCCATCTGGCTCGTCGGCACGGGGCCGCGGGACACCGGCCAGAGCGATTTCAAGAACCGCTTCACCCTCCACGACCTCGAGCGGCTGCTGCCGGTCTACGACGCCTCCGGATACTTCGCCATCGATTCCCACGGCGGGGCCCGCCTGCACCAGGACATGATGAACAACATGATCGACCCGTTCGAGGAGGCGCGCCTCTTCGCGGAGCGGATGCCGCACGTCCTGACGCAGACGCTCGTCCGCGGGACGAACCTGTGGGGGTACCGGATGTACCCCCGGAACATCGTCCGGCTGGCGGTGGAGTCTTTCCTCCCTACGGTCGACGTCTGGCGATGCTTCGACTTCCTGAACTACGTCCCCAACATGGCGCCTGTGGCCGAGGAGGTGCTTCGGGCGGGAAAGATCTTCTCGCCGGCGATCTCCTTCACCGAGTCCGCCGAGACGACCGACGCGTACTACCTCAAGGTGATGAAGGAGATCGTGACGCTGTGCGGCGGAACCCGGGACATCGTCCTGGTGATCAAGGACATGGCCGGCGTCGGGAGCCCGGCCCGGATCCGGCGGCTGGTGGACGCCATCCTCCAGAAGCACCCGCAGCTCATCGTCCTGTACCACCGGCATTCCACCGACGGGCTGGCGATGCCGGCCATGGCGGCGGCGGCGGAGGCGGGGGCGAAGATGTTCGACGTCACCGACGACGCCTTCTCCCGGTTCTACGGCCACCCGCCGGTTCGCCCGCTCGTCCGGTACCTGCGCGAGCTCGGGCACGAGGTCCATTTCGACATGAAGCGCGCGGACGATGCGTCCGAGGTCATACGCGGCTTCATCCGGAACTACGAGCGGTTCGAGTCGCAGTTCAAGGGATTCTCAAGCGACGTCACCCAGCACCGGATGCCCGGCGGCGCCTTCCCCTCCTCCTTCGAGCAGGCGGAGAAGGGGGGATTCCTCGACCTCATGCCGTACATCCTGAAGGGGATGTCGTACGGGAACCGCATCATCAAGTATTTCGACGTCACTCCGGGCTCCCAGATCACGTGGACGACCTGGGCCGGCACGCTCCAGCGGTTCCACAAGGAGGGAGGGGAGTCCAACGTAAAGCGGCTGTTCGGGGTCCTCGACCGTTTCTTCGAGGCGGGGGAGCGGTTCGAGGAGCTGTCGCACGCCGACCAGAACGTGATGCTGCGGCTCTACGCCGGAGCCACCGACGACCTGAAGAACCTGCTGCTCGGGAAATACGGCCCCCTGCCTTTCGGCTGGCCCGCCGACTGGGTCTACCGCAGCGTCTTCGGGGACGGGTGGACGGAGAAGGTCAGGGCGGAGAGGATCCCGTTCGATCCGCTTTCCCTGCTCCCCGACGAGGACCTCGGCGCGGCGCAGGCGGTCATGGAGGCCGAGCTGGGCCGCTCGGCGACGCCGGAAGAGTTCCTCCTGTACCTGATGCACCCGAAGGCCGCGATCAATTTCCTGCGGTTCCGCGAACGCTTCGGGAATACCACGGTCCTTCCCACGAAGGTCTGGCTCGACGGGCTGCGCAAGCCGGGAGACCTGGTCCGGATCTCGATCCAGGGCAAGCCCCACGTGATCACTCTCGTCTCGATCGGCGAGGGGATCGGCGGCGTCAAGGACGTGGTGCTGTCCGTGGACAACATCATGCACGTCTTCCACGTCGACATGCCCGAGGCGGCGGCGGCGAAGAAGACGGTGCGGAAGGCGACCCCGGGGAACCGGGGGGAGATCGGCGCGACCGTCAACGGCACGGTCTGGCGGATCGGAACGAAGGGCCGGGAGCTGAAGGAAGGGGACCGCGTCCGGAAGGGCGAGGAGATCCTGAACATCGAGGTCATGAAGACAGAGAACGCCGTGAAATCGTCCGTCGCCGGCGTCATCCGCGAGATCTGCGTTGCAGTCAACGATCGGGTGGAGGAAGGGCAGCTTCTCGCCGTGGTCGATCCGGGGGGCGAGTGA
- a CDS encoding CoA pyrophosphatase, whose translation MIRGSEGPDSFFAELKRALTPADRTIPPPAALRQAGVLVPLFADGKEIRVVLTRRTERVPHHKGQVCFPGGSRDAGDPDLLATALRESEEELGIRPEVVEVIGSMEPVPTVTGFFIQPFVVRIPAGSPSLRDEFEVAELFDAPLSAFTDFSLYRSAETTFLGQPYLVYFLDYGRHAIWGATARILHDLAGIALRIPGVRRAAG comes from the coding sequence GTGATCCGGGGGAGCGAGGGGCCGGACAGCTTCTTCGCGGAGCTGAAAAGGGCGCTGACGCCCGCGGACAGGACGATTCCTCCCCCCGCTGCGCTCCGCCAGGCGGGCGTCCTCGTCCCGCTGTTCGCTGACGGGAAGGAGATCCGCGTCGTCCTGACGCGACGCACCGAGCGCGTTCCTCATCACAAGGGGCAGGTCTGCTTCCCGGGCGGAAGCCGGGACGCCGGAGACCCGGACCTTCTGGCCACCGCGCTCCGGGAATCGGAGGAGGAGCTGGGGATCCGCCCCGAGGTGGTGGAGGTGATCGGGTCGATGGAGCCGGTGCCGACCGTCACCGGGTTCTTCATTCAGCCCTTCGTCGTCAGGATCCCGGCGGGCTCCCCGTCGCTGCGGGACGAGTTCGAGGTCGCCGAGCTGTTCGACGCGCCGCTGTCGGCCTTCACCGACTTCTCCCTGTACCGCTCTGCGGAGACGACCTTCCTCGGACAGCCCTATCTCGTGTATTTCCTCGACTACGGCCGCCATGCGATCTGGGGGGCGACGGCGCGCATCCTGCACGACCTGGCCGGGATCGCGCTGCGGATCCCGGGCGTCCGCCGCGCGGCAGGGTGA
- the metW gene encoding methionine biosynthesis protein MetW, which translates to MVSGGGRIDHDIILDLVPMGAKVLDLGCGDGSLLEKLVRTKDVRGSGIEISDEGVRACIGKGLAVMQGDIDLGLAEWPDRSFDYVILNQTLQAVRKPEVVLREMLRVGRKAVAGFPNFAYWKLRAYLLLRGRMPKTKFLPYEWYDTPNIHFCSVRDFDEYCESHGVRVERRIYISNDAEGRVLKGVLPNLFAETAVYLLAGE; encoded by the coding sequence ATGGTTTCCGGCGGCGGCCGCATCGACCACGACATCATCCTCGACCTGGTCCCGATGGGCGCGAAGGTGCTCGATCTCGGATGCGGCGACGGCTCCCTCCTCGAGAAGCTGGTCCGGACGAAGGACGTGCGGGGGAGCGGCATCGAGATTTCCGACGAGGGGGTCCGCGCGTGCATCGGGAAGGGGCTCGCGGTGATGCAGGGAGACATCGACCTTGGGCTCGCGGAGTGGCCCGACCGGTCGTTCGACTACGTCATCCTCAACCAGACGCTCCAGGCGGTGAGGAAGCCCGAGGTGGTGCTGCGGGAGATGCTGCGGGTGGGCCGGAAGGCCGTGGCGGGATTTCCCAATTTCGCCTACTGGAAGCTGCGGGCGTACCTCCTCCTGCGCGGCAGGATGCCGAAGACGAAGTTCCTGCCGTACGAATGGTACGACACGCCCAACATCCATTTCTGCTCCGTCCGGGATTTCGACGAATATTGCGAGTCGCACGGCGTGCGGGTGGAGCGGAGGATCTATATCTCCAACGATGCGGAGGGGAGGGTGCTGAAAGGAGTCCTGCCGAACCTGTTCGCCGAGACCGCCGTGTACCTGCTGGCGGGAGAGTGA
- a CDS encoding ORF6N domain-containing protein encodes MPLPIERIEVRILTIRGHRVLLDTDLAEMFGVPTKRLNEAVGRNMARFPEDFMFRLTSEESESLRSQIATSKGRGGRRYLPYAFTEQGVSMLSSVLNSERAIQVNIAIMRAFVALRRAAASHAALSRRLDELERKHGVHDEHLKIVFAAIRELMEPPKTPRRRIGF; translated from the coding sequence ATGCCTTTACCTATCGAACGAATCGAGGTCCGTATTCTCACGATCCGGGGCCACCGCGTCCTGCTGGACACCGACCTTGCGGAAATGTTCGGCGTACCGACAAAACGCCTGAACGAAGCGGTAGGGCGAAATATGGCAAGATTTCCAGAGGATTTCATGTTCCGACTGACGTCGGAAGAGAGCGAATCTTTGAGGTCGCAAATTGCGACCTCAAAGGGGCGGGGCGGACGGAGGTACCTCCCCTATGCCTTCACGGAACAAGGTGTGTCGATGCTCTCCTCCGTTCTGAACAGCGAACGCGCTATTCAGGTGAACATCGCCATCATGCGGGCATTCGTGGCGCTCCGCCGAGCTGCGGCTTCCCACGCGGCCCTCTCTCGTCGCCTGGACGAATTGGAACGCAAACATGGCGTTCACGATGAACACCTTAAGATCGTTTTCGCGGCTATCCGTGAACTTATGGAGCCGCCGAAGACACCTCGGCGGCGGATTGGGTTCTGA
- a CDS encoding methyltransferase domain-containing protein, with the protein MTCTGVFEHVPDDMKGFREIHRILRPGGHFVFTVPMTRNPVTMERAVLRPDGTIEHRMEPEYNSDRIRGTGKVLAFRSYGADIVRRLESAGFAAETRMIVSPENRITGIPVNIARKR; encoded by the coding sequence GTGACGTGCACCGGGGTGTTCGAGCACGTCCCGGACGATATGAAGGGATTCCGCGAGATCCACCGGATCCTGCGCCCCGGCGGGCATTTCGTGTTCACGGTCCCCATGACCCGGAATCCCGTCACGATGGAGCGGGCCGTCCTCCGCCCGGACGGCACGATCGAGCACAGGATGGAGCCGGAGTACAATTCCGACCGGATCCGGGGAACCGGCAAGGTCCTCGCCTTCCGCAGCTACGGGGCGGACATCGTGAGGCGCCTCGAATCCGCCGGGTTCGCCGCAGAAACCAGGATGATCGTCTCCCCGGAGAACCGCATTACCGGCATCCCCGTCAACATCGCCCGCAAGCGCTGA
- a CDS encoding sulfite exporter TauE/SafE family protein: MNLAEFSLVACVGGVAAGFLGSLTGLGGGIVVTPLLVLLLGVDIRYAIGTSLITIIATSSGAAAAYVRDGYTNFRIGMFLEVATTVGAMAGAYLAGLISPSAIAVLFGAVLLHSAYLTNRPRPEHPPTEAADPVAARLKMDSSYPAPEGPQPYRVRNVPGGFLLMLVAGTLSGLLGIGSGAVKVLAMDQVMRIPFKVSTTTSTFMIGVTAAASAGIYLARGYIDPVLSMPVMLGVLGGSLIGAKVLARVRTRVLRIVFSLVILAMGAQLIYNGLAGRI; encoded by the coding sequence CTGAATCTTGCGGAATTCTCCCTGGTCGCCTGCGTCGGGGGCGTCGCGGCGGGATTCCTGGGCTCGCTGACGGGGCTGGGGGGCGGCATCGTCGTCACCCCTCTCCTGGTGCTGCTGCTCGGCGTCGATATCCGGTACGCCATCGGCACGTCGCTTATCACGATCATCGCGACGTCTTCCGGCGCCGCCGCGGCATATGTGCGCGACGGCTACACGAATTTCCGGATCGGGATGTTCCTCGAGGTCGCGACGACCGTGGGCGCCATGGCCGGGGCGTACCTCGCGGGGCTGATCTCCCCGTCCGCGATCGCGGTCCTCTTCGGGGCCGTCCTCCTCCACTCGGCATATCTCACGAACCGGCCGCGGCCGGAGCATCCGCCCACCGAGGCGGCGGATCCCGTCGCCGCCAGGCTGAAGATGGACTCGAGCTACCCTGCGCCCGAAGGCCCGCAACCCTACCGCGTTCGCAACGTCCCGGGCGGGTTCCTGCTGATGCTCGTCGCCGGGACGCTGTCCGGCCTCCTCGGGATCGGCTCGGGAGCGGTCAAGGTGCTCGCGATGGACCAGGTCATGCGGATCCCGTTCAAGGTCTCCACCACCACCAGCACCTTCATGATCGGCGTGACGGCGGCCGCCAGCGCCGGCATCTACCTGGCGCGCGGCTACATCGATCCGGTCCTGTCGATGCCGGTCATGCTCGGGGTCCTCGGCGGTTCCCTGATCGGGGCAAAGGTCCTGGCACGGGTCCGCACGCGGGTCCTGAGGATCGTGTTCAGCCTGGTCATTCTGGCGATGGGAGCGCAGCTCATCTACAACGGCCTGGCCGGCAGGATATAG
- a CDS encoding DUF1634 domain-containing protein, which produces MGGWGDDRLQRIIGGLLRWGIVLAAAMVVTGGVMYFDECGGAIPDYRVFRGEPPELRSVAGIVREAASLNPLGVIQLGLLMLIATPLIRIAFSVAAFALQKDMAYVAVTLFVLSAVLYGLSREGPRTVVPPERYRSVCVLSGAESPKMVWPQEGTR; this is translated from the coding sequence ATGGGCGGATGGGGCGACGATCGGCTGCAGCGGATCATCGGGGGACTCCTGCGGTGGGGGATCGTGCTCGCGGCGGCGATGGTGGTGACGGGGGGCGTCATGTACTTCGACGAGTGCGGAGGCGCCATTCCCGATTACCGGGTGTTTCGAGGGGAGCCGCCGGAGCTCCGAAGCGTGGCCGGGATCGTCCGGGAAGCCGCTTCCCTGAATCCCCTGGGCGTGATCCAGCTTGGCCTCCTGATGCTGATCGCCACTCCGCTGATACGCATCGCGTTCTCCGTCGCGGCCTTCGCGCTGCAGAAGGACATGGCGTACGTCGCCGTGACGCTGTTCGTCCTCTCGGCGGTCCTATACGGGCTTTCGAGGGAAGGGCCCCGGACCGTCGTTCCTCCCGAAAGGTACCGGTCCGTTTGCGTCCTGTCCGGCGCGGAATCCCCTAAAATGGTATGGCCGCAGGAAGGAACACGGTAA
- the gnd gene encoding phosphogluconate dehydrogenase (NAD(+)-dependent, decarboxylating), producing MELGMIGLGRMGANMVRRLMGAGHRCVVHDLAPEAVSALEREGAAGAATLDDLVRGLAPPRIVWMMVPAAVVERTVSALAPRLERGDILVDGGNSWYADDIRRAAELSAAGIRYVDVGTSGGLWGKERGYCLMIGGDAEAVRRLDPVFRALAPPMESAPRTPGREGAAAEAEGGYLHCGPAGAGHFVKMVHNGIEYGLMEAYAEGFNILRQAGAGGAGSGFRFPLADIAEVWRRGSVVSSWLLDLTAASLHKDPELSKFEGRVSDSGEGRWTVHAAVDEGVPAPVLTAALYQRFSSRGGADFAGRLLSAMRYAFGGHAEKG from the coding sequence ATGGAGCTGGGAATGATCGGGCTCGGCCGTATGGGCGCCAACATGGTCCGCAGGCTCATGGGCGCGGGGCACCGCTGCGTCGTCCACGATCTCGCTCCGGAGGCGGTCTCGGCGCTGGAAAGGGAAGGGGCGGCCGGGGCGGCCACGCTCGACGACCTCGTGCGCGGACTGGCGCCACCCCGGATCGTCTGGATGATGGTCCCGGCGGCCGTCGTGGAACGGACCGTCTCGGCGCTGGCCCCGCGGCTCGAACGGGGGGACATCCTCGTGGACGGCGGCAACTCCTGGTACGCGGACGACATCCGGCGAGCGGCGGAGCTCTCCGCGGCGGGGATCCGATACGTCGATGTCGGGACCAGCGGCGGGCTGTGGGGGAAGGAGCGCGGGTACTGCCTGATGATCGGCGGCGACGCGGAAGCAGTCCGCCGGCTCGATCCCGTTTTCCGGGCGCTGGCGCCCCCGATGGAATCGGCCCCGCGAACGCCCGGCAGGGAAGGGGCGGCGGCCGAAGCCGAGGGCGGCTACCTGCACTGCGGCCCGGCAGGCGCGGGGCACTTCGTGAAGATGGTGCACAACGGCATCGAGTACGGGCTCATGGAGGCGTACGCGGAAGGGTTCAACATCCTCCGGCAGGCGGGCGCCGGCGGGGCGGGGAGCGGTTTCCGGTTCCCCCTGGCCGACATCGCGGAGGTCTGGCGCCGCGGCAGCGTCGTATCCTCCTGGCTCCTCGACCTGACCGCGGCCTCCCTGCACAAGGATCCCGAGCTGTCGAAGTTCGAGGGGCGCGTATCCGACTCGGGAGAGGGGCGATGGACCGTCCACGCGGCCGTCGACGAGGGCGTCCCGGCCCCGGTCCTCACGGCCGCCCTGTATCAGCGGTTTTCGTCAAGGGGAGGGGCGGACTTCGCCGGCCGGCTCCTGTCCGCCATGCGGTACGCATTCGGCGGACACGCGGAGAAGGGATGA
- a CDS encoding PAS domain S-box protein, translated as MERNAAFGPMIDSSPLPIVAYDTAGVVTHWNPAAEKTFGWTPAEAVGKRLPIVPAECQAEFERLLKQTAAGEAYLERLLDRRRADGSPIRVCSSAAPLRGADGTVYGVVEILREMPGRKSEEETSSRLTTAMRQAGDGIVVTDARGAILFVNAAFERRSGYREAELLGKHWEAIGRSETWRGRLDGRKKDGTPLEEEAVVSPVRDPSGRIVSWIGIQREALPGRKAAGPPARDERPDPSDGRRRIFRPGPVDVNGVLAGMDRMLRRLAGDAVEFSIGPGRGAGKVMATEGKLEQMLAALVVHARGIACPGGRIALGTSGLELPSSGSASHPGIPPGGYVLLSLEAQGNGTPPGSCAFPDAAGGIVKEFGGHFRAASAERGASWFVYLSKADPTTDRRDAGDRKGPEGLVPGNETILLVEDEDVVRLPAREILRTCGYTVIEARNGKEALVLSGAHQGRIHLVVTDVVMPKMDGLELANKLQSGRPDSRILFMSGYTDSEIGRIDNPNTGIAFLQKPFTAEALTLKVREILDAP; from the coding sequence ATGGAGCGAAACGCCGCATTCGGACCGATGATCGATTCGTCGCCGCTCCCCATCGTGGCCTACGACACCGCGGGGGTGGTGACGCATTGGAATCCCGCCGCCGAGAAAACGTTCGGCTGGACACCCGCGGAGGCCGTCGGAAAGCGGCTCCCCATCGTCCCCGCGGAATGCCAGGCCGAATTCGAACGCCTGCTGAAACAGACGGCGGCGGGGGAAGCGTATCTTGAGAGGCTGCTCGACCGCCGCCGGGCCGACGGTTCGCCGATCCGGGTCTGTTCCTCCGCCGCCCCGCTCCGGGGCGCGGACGGAACCGTTTACGGCGTCGTCGAGATTCTTCGTGAGATGCCCGGCCGGAAATCGGAGGAGGAAACATCTTCCCGCCTGACGACGGCGATGCGCCAGGCGGGAGACGGCATCGTCGTGACCGACGCCCGGGGCGCCATCCTGTTCGTCAACGCCGCATTCGAGCGGAGGTCCGGATACCGGGAGGCGGAGCTTCTCGGAAAGCATTGGGAGGCCATCGGCCGGAGCGAGACGTGGCGCGGCAGGCTGGACGGCCGAAAGAAGGACGGCACGCCGCTCGAAGAGGAGGCGGTCGTATCCCCCGTACGGGATCCGTCAGGCAGGATCGTATCCTGGATCGGTATCCAGCGCGAGGCGCTACCCGGCCGGAAAGCCGCGGGGCCGCCGGCCCGCGACGAGCGCCCGGATCCGTCCGACGGCCGCCGCCGGATCTTCCGCCCCGGGCCCGTGGACGTGAACGGCGTCCTTGCGGGCATGGACCGGATGCTGCGCCGGCTCGCCGGCGATGCGGTCGAGTTCTCGATCGGGCCGGGACGCGGAGCGGGAAAAGTGATGGCCACCGAGGGCAAGCTGGAGCAGATGCTCGCCGCGCTCGTGGTCCACGCGCGGGGCATCGCCTGCCCGGGCGGCCGGATCGCCCTCGGAACCTCCGGATTGGAGCTGCCCTCATCGGGATCCGCTTCCCATCCTGGCATCCCTCCCGGCGGCTACGTTCTGCTGTCGCTCGAGGCGCAGGGAAACGGCACACCCCCGGGAAGCTGCGCCTTCCCCGACGCCGCGGGCGGGATCGTCAAGGAGTTCGGCGGCCATTTCCGCGCGGCATCCGCGGAGCGCGGCGCAAGCTGGTTTGTCTACCTGTCGAAGGCGGACCCGACGACGGACCGGCGCGACGCAGGCGATCGGAAGGGGCCGGAGGGTCTGGTTCCCGGAAACGAGACGATCCTCCTCGTGGAGGACGAGGACGTCGTCCGGCTTCCCGCGCGGGAAATCCTTCGGACCTGCGGCTACACGGTGATCGAAGCGCGCAACGGCAAGGAGGCGCTGGTCCTTTCGGGCGCGCACCAGGGGAGGATCCACCTGGTGGTGACGGACGTCGTCATGCCGAAGATGGACGGCCTGGAGCTCGCCAACAAATTGCAGTCCGGCCGGCCGGACTCGCGGATCCTGTTCATGTCGGGCTACACCGACAGCGAAATCGGCCGGATCGACAACCCGAATACCGGGATCGCGTTTTTACAGAAGCCGTTCACCGCGGAAGCGCTCACTCTCAAGGTCCGGGAAATCCTCGACGCTCCCTGA